In Kogia breviceps isolate mKogBre1 chromosome 19, mKogBre1 haplotype 1, whole genome shotgun sequence, a single genomic region encodes these proteins:
- the AATK gene encoding serine/threonine-protein kinase LMTK1 isoform X9 codes for MLACLCCKKGGIGFKEFENAEGEEYAADFSAQGSPAAAAQNGPDVYVLPLTEVSLPMAKQPGRSVQLLKSTDLGRHSLLYLEEIGHGWFGKVFLGEVNSGISSTQVVVKELKVSASVQEQMQFLEEAQPYRALQHSNLLQCLAQCAEVTPYLLVMEFCPMGDLKGYLRSWRVAESMAPDPLTLQRMACEVACGVLHLHRNNYVHSDLALRNCLLTADLTVKIGDYGLSHGKYREDYFVTADQLWVPLRWIAPELVDEVHCNLLVVDQTKASNVWSLGVTIWELFELGAQPYPHHSDRQVLAYAVREQQLKLPKPQLQLTLSDRWYEVMQFCWLQPEQRPTAEEVHLLLSYLCAKGATEAEEEFERRWHSLRPGGGGAGPGLGAAGLALGGMGELAATSSFPLLEQFAGDSFHTDGDDVLTVTETSRGLNFEYKWEAGRGSEAFPPPEGALSPGRAARLQELCIPDGAPPGVVPVLSAHSPSVGSEYFIRLEDPTPAAGHDPDCAGCAPSTLSATLRPDGSDHDDDSDGSAAASLVMEPLLGRALPADGPWGHCDYYPCRSHARDLPCTPRSPSPETPVLAEPRAEDIDWGVGAFCPPFFEDPLGTSPSGSSGAQPSAGGEELGEAEMPRAAQHRHWSSNVSANNNSGSRAPEFWVPGLSSYTDCCPGVKQALQTVPELGHPLIPEDPREPLLGPKGASSGKELGRCLGFPHLYPAEGLTPAPCLVTSPWTEAARSGGDSPQAEPRLAEEAEGSAGLQLLLPSIPSPSQEGALLPAEEASTPPTLPASPTPTGSPQPATEPVQALDSDSGSSSPELEAPGSEDEDTTEATSGVFTDLSSDGPQAEKPDVTPAFRSLQKQVGTPDSLDSLDIPSSASDGGSEVFSPLAVGTPGGQPRALDSGYDTENYESPEFVLKEAHEPCEPEAFEELASEGESPGPETHLAASLGGLREKNPYRDSAYFSDLDTEPEPPLGPKEKQGGVPVPGPEPDLESLKSPRLPSALPSPELGMLAEAQGSGSRPLLLPEDSSPAPSACPRGPRLEPPWPQDPAQVPPMPSPGRSKIFLLTPVRPSSESHRPELQETLALLSGSGLQERTGGPGAPRTPLCLALPAVPAAPEGRPEEEEEDSEDSDESDEELRCYSIQEPSEESEEEAPPVPVVVAESQSARNLRSLLKMPSLLSEAFCEDLERKKKAVSFFDDVTVYLFDQESPTRELGEPFPGTKESSPTFPAGSPGSPSTPGRPRRADRFPEGPVAEEGGGFEWDDGLPLTPAQEPAPRVPAATPKPSPFSRFTVSPAPASRFSITHVSDSDSGSVGGESAVGLAGGDTESGQW; via the exons ATGCTGGCCTGCCTGTGCTGTAAGAAGGGCGGCATCGGGTTCAAG GAGTTTGAGAATGCCGAGGGGGAAGAGTACGCGGCCGACTTCTCGGCACAGGGCTCCCCGGCAGCAGCCGCTCAGAACGGGCCTGACGTGTACGTCCTGCCTCTCACCGAGGTCTCCCTGCCTATGGCCAAGCAGCCCGGGCGTTCAG TGCAGCTGCTCAAGTCCACAGATCTGGGCCGGCACAGCCTCCTGTACCTGGAGGAGATTGGCCACGGCTGGTTTGGGAAG GTATTCCTCGGGGAGGTGAACTCGGGCATCAGCAGCACCCAGGTGGTGGTGAAGGAGCTGAAGGTGAGCGCCAGCGTGCAGGAGCAGATGCAGTTCCTGGAGGAGGCGCAGCCCTACAG GGCCCTACAGCACAGCAACCTGCTCCAGTGCCTGGCCCAGTGCGCTGAGGTGACGCCCTACCTGTTGGTGATGGAGTTCTGCCCGATG GGGGACCTCAAGGGCTACCTGCGGAGCTGGCGGGTGGCTGAGTCCATGGCGCCCGACCCTCTGACCCTGCAGCGCATGGCCTGTGAGGTGGCCTGTGGTGTCCTGCACTTGCATCGCAACAACTATGTGCACAG tGACCTGGCCCTGAGGAACTGCCTGCTCACAGCCGACCTGACGGTGAAGATCGGCGACTATGGCCTGTCTCACGGCAAATACAGG GAGGACTACTTTGTGACAGCTGACCAGCTGTGGGTGCCACTGCGCTGGATCGCGCCTGAGCTGGTGGACGAGGTGCACTGCAACCTGCTGGTGGTGGACCAGACCAAGGCCAGCAACGTGTG GTCCCTGGGCGTGACCATCTGGGAGCTCTTTGAGCTGGGCGCGCAGCCCTATCCGCACCACTCCGACCGGCAGGTGCTGGCCTATGCTGTCCGGGAGCAGCAGCTCAAGCTGCCCAAGCCCCAGCTGCAGCTGACCCTCTCTGACCGCTG GTATGAGGTGATGCAGTTCTGCTGGCTGCAGCCTGAGCAGCGGCCGACGGCCGAGGAGGTGCACCTGCTGCTGTCCTACCTGTGTGCCAAGGGTGCCACCGAGGCGGAGGAGGAGTTTGAGCGGCGCTGGCACTCACTGCGGCCTGGCGGGGGTGGCGCGGGCCCCGGGCTGGGGGCGGCAGGCCTGGCACTGGGGGGCATGGGCGAGCTTGCGGCCACCTCATCCTTCCCACTTCTGGAGCAGTTTGCCGGCGACAGCTTCCACACGGATGGTGACGACGTGCTGACGGTGACTGAGACGAGCCGTGGCCTCAACTTCGAGTACAAGTGGGAAGCCGGCCGCGGCTCCGAGGCCTTCCCGCCACCGGAGGGCGCATTAAGTCCGGGCCGAGCCGCGCGTCTGCAGGAGCTCTGCATCCCCGATGGCGCTCCCCCAGGCGTGGTGCCGGTGCTCAGCGCTCACAGCCCCTCGGTGGGCAGCGAGTACTTCATCCGCCTGGAAGACCCCACGCCTGCCGCAGGCCACGACCCAGACTGTGCCGGCTGTGCCCCCAGCACCCTCTCCGCCACCCTGCGCCCTGACGGCAGTGACCACGATGATGACTCTGACGGCAGCGCGGCTGCCTCCCTGGTCATGGAGCCACTGCTGGGCCGCGCGCTGCCTGCTGATGGCCCCTGGGGCCACTGCGACTACTACCCATGCAGGAGCCATGCCCGTGACCTGCCTTGCACCCCACGCTCACCCTCACCGGAGACCCCAGTGCTGGCAGAGCCCAGAGCAGAGGATATTGACTGGGGCGTGGGGGCATTCTGCCCGCCCTTCTTTGAGGACCCGCTGGGCACATCCCCCTCCGGGAGCTCCGGGGCCCAACCATCCGCAGGTGGGGAAGAGCTGGGGGAGGCTGAGATGCCCAGGGCTGCCCAGCACAGACACTGGAGCTCCAATGTATCTGCCAACAACAACAGCGGCAGCCGAGCACCAGAATTCTGGGTCCCGGGCCTCTCAAGCTACACGGACTGCTGCCCTGGTGTGAAGCAGGCGTTACAGACCGTCCCTGAGCTGGGCCATCCTCTGATCCCAGAGGACCCCAGAGAGCCTCTCCTCGGGCCAAAGGGGGCCTCCTCTGGTAAGGAGCTGGGCCGCTGCCTTGGCTTCCCCCATCTGTATCCTGCTGAGGGCCTGACACCTGCCCCCTGCCTGGTCACATCCCCTTGGACAGAGGCAGCCAGAAGTGGTGGTGACAGCCCCCAGGCAGAGCCCAGGCTTGCAGAGGAGGCCGAGGGCTCTGCTGGACTCCAGctgctccttccctccatcccatcCCCATCCCAAGAGGGAGCCCTGCTTCCTGCCGAGGAGGCCAGCACCCCGCCCACCCTGCCTGCCTCACCCACGCCCACTGGCAGCCCACAGCCTGCCACCGAGCCAGTCCAGGCCCTGGACAGCGACAGTGGCAGCAGCTCCCCTGAGCTGGAGGCACCAGGCAGTGAAGACGAGGACACGACTGAGGCCACTTCTGGTGTCTTCACTGACTTGTCCAGCGACGGCCCGCAGGCTGAGAAACCAGATGTGACACCAGCCTTCCGATCCCTACAGAAGCAGGTGGGGACCCCCGACTCCCTGGACTCCCTGGACATCCCATCCTCAGCCAGTGATGGCGGCTCTGAGGTCTTTAGCCCATTAGCTGTTGGCACCCCTGGCGGGCAGCCCCGAGCCCTGGACAGCGGCTACGACACAGAGAACTACGAGTCCCCTGAGTTTGTACTCAAGGAGGCGCATGAGCCCTGTGAGCCAGAGGCCTTTGAGGAGCTGGCCTCAGAGGGTGAGAGCCCCGGGCCAGAGACTCATCTCGCCGCCTCCCTGGGTGGCCTCAGAGAGAAGAATCCCTACCGTGACTCTGCCTACTTCTCAGACCTGGACACAGAGCCAGAGCCCCCCTTGGGCCCCAAGGAGAAGCAAGGAGGTGTCCCAGTCCCCGGGCCAGAGCCCGATCTGGAGAGCCTGAAGAGCCCCAGGCTGCCGTCTGCACTGCCCTCCCCTGAGTTGGGGATGCTTGCGGAGGCACAGGGCTCTGGCTCCAGGCCACTGCTACTGCCTGAGGACTCTTCCCCAGCACCAAGCGCCTGCCCCAGGGGCCCCAGGCTGGAGCCTCCCTGGCCCCAAGACCCAGCCCAGGTGCCACCCATGCCCAGCCCCGGGCGCTCTAAGATTTTCCTGCTGACTCCGGTCCGGCCCAGCTCAGAGAGCCACCGCCCCGAGCTCCAGGAGACCCTGGCACTGCTGTCAGGGTCGGGCCTGCAGGAACGGACAGGGGGCCCAGGTGCCCCCAGAACCCCACTCTGCCTGGCCCTGCCGGCAGTCCCCGCGGCTCCAGAGGGGCGGccggaggaggaagaggaggacagCGAAGACAGTGACGAGTCGGACGAGGAGCTCCGCTGCTACAGCATCCAGGAGCCGAGCGAGGAGAGCGAGGAGGAGGCGCCGCCTGTGCCGGTGGTGGTGGCGGAGAGCCAGAGTGCGCGCAACCTGCGCAGCCTGCTTAAGATGCCCAGCCTGCTGTCTGAGGCCTTCTGCGAGGACCTGGAGCGCAAGAAGAAAGCCGTGTCCTTCTTCGACGACGTCACTGTCTACCTCTTCGACCAG GAAAGCCCCACCCGGGAGCTCGGGGAGCCCTTCCCCGGCACCAAGGAGTCGTCCCCCACGTTCCCGGCAGGCAGCCCGGGCTCCCCCAGCACCCCCGGCCGGCCTCGGCGGGCTGACCGCTTCCCCGAAGGACCCGTGGCTGAAGAGG GCGGAGGGTTCGAGTGGGACGATGGCCTCCCGCTGACGCCGGCCCAGGAGCCCGCCCCGCGTGTCCCCGCTGCAACCCCCAAGCCCAGCCCCTTCTCTCGCTTCACTGTCTCACCAGCGCCTGCATCCCGCTTCTCCATCACGCACGTCTCCGACTCGGACTCCGGGTCCGTGGGAGGTGAGTCTGCGGTGGGGCTGGCGGGAGGGGACACCGAGTCAGGACAGTGGTGA
- the AATK gene encoding serine/threonine-protein kinase LMTK1 isoform X1 gives MPSSPPGNMVPGTFQHQCASVGGPACIAGSRLRSGGPVLGSPTWSCAGRRGWAAMLTLSYLITRSAGSIRWASRWHRQEFENAEGEEYAADFSAQGSPAAAAQNGPDVYVLPLTEVSLPMAKQPGRSVQLLKSTDLGRHSLLYLEEIGHGWFGKTPRALRTAGDLRGGRDKRRSITARRARSRRSSPEPILQMSTLRHRNRLLWLEEQGWGQSLGTVESAHLVTPASQVFLGEVNSGISSTQVVVKELKVSASVQEQMQFLEEAQPYRALQHSNLLQCLAQCAEVTPYLLVMEFCPMGDLKGYLRSWRVAESMAPDPLTLQRMACEVACGVLHLHRNNYVHSDLALRNCLLTADLTVKIGDYGLSHGKYREDYFVTADQLWVPLRWIAPELVDEVHCNLLVVDQTKASNVWSLGVTIWELFELGAQPYPHHSDRQVLAYAVREQQLKLPKPQLQLTLSDRWYEVMQFCWLQPEQRPTAEEVHLLLSYLCAKGATEAEEEFERRWHSLRPGGGGAGPGLGAAGLALGGMGELAATSSFPLLEQFAGDSFHTDGDDVLTVTETSRGLNFEYKWEAGRGSEAFPPPEGALSPGRAARLQELCIPDGAPPGVVPVLSAHSPSVGSEYFIRLEDPTPAAGHDPDCAGCAPSTLSATLRPDGSDHDDDSDGSAAASLVMEPLLGRALPADGPWGHCDYYPCRSHARDLPCTPRSPSPETPVLAEPRAEDIDWGVGAFCPPFFEDPLGTSPSGSSGAQPSAGGEELGEAEMPRAAQHRHWSSNVSANNNSGSRAPEFWVPGLSSYTDCCPGVKQALQTVPELGHPLIPEDPREPLLGPKGASSGKELGRCLGFPHLYPAEGLTPAPCLVTSPWTEAARSGGDSPQAEPRLAEEAEGSAGLQLLLPSIPSPSQEGALLPAEEASTPPTLPASPTPTGSPQPATEPVQALDSDSGSSSPELEAPGSEDEDTTEATSGVFTDLSSDGPQAEKPDVTPAFRSLQKQVGTPDSLDSLDIPSSASDGGSEVFSPLAVGTPGGQPRALDSGYDTENYESPEFVLKEAHEPCEPEAFEELASEGESPGPETHLAASLGGLREKNPYRDSAYFSDLDTEPEPPLGPKEKQGGVPVPGPEPDLESLKSPRLPSALPSPELGMLAEAQGSGSRPLLLPEDSSPAPSACPRGPRLEPPWPQDPAQVPPMPSPGRSKIFLLTPVRPSSESHRPELQETLALLSGSGLQERTGGPGAPRTPLCLALPAVPAAPEGRPEEEEEDSEDSDESDEELRCYSIQEPSEESEEEAPPVPVVVAESQSARNLRSLLKMPSLLSEAFCEDLERKKKAVSFFDDVTVYLFDQESPTRELGEPFPGTKESSPTFPAGSPGSPSTPGRPRRADRFPEGPVAEEGGGFEWDDGLPLTPAQEPAPRVPAATPKPSPFSRFTVSPAPASRFSITHVSDSDSGSVGGPTAGAGGSCKEA, from the exons ATGCCCTCCTCACCTCCTGGGAACATGGTGCCCGGAACATTCCAGCACCAGTGCGCCTCAGTGGGAGGGCCTGCCTGCATCGCGGGCTCCCGCCTGCGCTCTGGGGGGCCAGTGCTGGGCTCTCCCACCTGGAGCTGTGCTGGGAGAAGGGGCTGGGCAGCGATGCTCACTCTGTCCTATCTGATCACCCGCTCTGCTGGCTCCATCCGGTGGGCCTCCAGGTGGCACCGTCAG GAGTTTGAGAATGCCGAGGGGGAAGAGTACGCGGCCGACTTCTCGGCACAGGGCTCCCCGGCAGCAGCCGCTCAGAACGGGCCTGACGTGTACGTCCTGCCTCTCACCGAGGTCTCCCTGCCTATGGCCAAGCAGCCCGGGCGTTCAG TGCAGCTGCTCAAGTCCACAGATCTGGGCCGGCACAGCCTCCTGTACCTGGAGGAGATTGGCCACGGCTGGTTTGGGAAG ACCCCCAGAGCTCTGAGAACAGCTGGGGACCTTAGGGGAGGCAGAGACAAAAGACGGAGTATTACAGCCAGGAGGGCTCGCTCTCGCAGGAGCAGTCCAgaacccattttgcagatgagtacATTGAGGCACAGAAACAGACTGCTTTGGCTGGAAGAGCAAGGCTGGGGGCAGAGCTTGGGGACGGTGGAGTCCGCCCACCTGGTGACGCCTGCCTCGCAGGTATTCCTCGGGGAGGTGAACTCGGGCATCAGCAGCACCCAGGTGGTGGTGAAGGAGCTGAAGGTGAGCGCCAGCGTGCAGGAGCAGATGCAGTTCCTGGAGGAGGCGCAGCCCTACAG GGCCCTACAGCACAGCAACCTGCTCCAGTGCCTGGCCCAGTGCGCTGAGGTGACGCCCTACCTGTTGGTGATGGAGTTCTGCCCGATG GGGGACCTCAAGGGCTACCTGCGGAGCTGGCGGGTGGCTGAGTCCATGGCGCCCGACCCTCTGACCCTGCAGCGCATGGCCTGTGAGGTGGCCTGTGGTGTCCTGCACTTGCATCGCAACAACTATGTGCACAG tGACCTGGCCCTGAGGAACTGCCTGCTCACAGCCGACCTGACGGTGAAGATCGGCGACTATGGCCTGTCTCACGGCAAATACAGG GAGGACTACTTTGTGACAGCTGACCAGCTGTGGGTGCCACTGCGCTGGATCGCGCCTGAGCTGGTGGACGAGGTGCACTGCAACCTGCTGGTGGTGGACCAGACCAAGGCCAGCAACGTGTG GTCCCTGGGCGTGACCATCTGGGAGCTCTTTGAGCTGGGCGCGCAGCCCTATCCGCACCACTCCGACCGGCAGGTGCTGGCCTATGCTGTCCGGGAGCAGCAGCTCAAGCTGCCCAAGCCCCAGCTGCAGCTGACCCTCTCTGACCGCTG GTATGAGGTGATGCAGTTCTGCTGGCTGCAGCCTGAGCAGCGGCCGACGGCCGAGGAGGTGCACCTGCTGCTGTCCTACCTGTGTGCCAAGGGTGCCACCGAGGCGGAGGAGGAGTTTGAGCGGCGCTGGCACTCACTGCGGCCTGGCGGGGGTGGCGCGGGCCCCGGGCTGGGGGCGGCAGGCCTGGCACTGGGGGGCATGGGCGAGCTTGCGGCCACCTCATCCTTCCCACTTCTGGAGCAGTTTGCCGGCGACAGCTTCCACACGGATGGTGACGACGTGCTGACGGTGACTGAGACGAGCCGTGGCCTCAACTTCGAGTACAAGTGGGAAGCCGGCCGCGGCTCCGAGGCCTTCCCGCCACCGGAGGGCGCATTAAGTCCGGGCCGAGCCGCGCGTCTGCAGGAGCTCTGCATCCCCGATGGCGCTCCCCCAGGCGTGGTGCCGGTGCTCAGCGCTCACAGCCCCTCGGTGGGCAGCGAGTACTTCATCCGCCTGGAAGACCCCACGCCTGCCGCAGGCCACGACCCAGACTGTGCCGGCTGTGCCCCCAGCACCCTCTCCGCCACCCTGCGCCCTGACGGCAGTGACCACGATGATGACTCTGACGGCAGCGCGGCTGCCTCCCTGGTCATGGAGCCACTGCTGGGCCGCGCGCTGCCTGCTGATGGCCCCTGGGGCCACTGCGACTACTACCCATGCAGGAGCCATGCCCGTGACCTGCCTTGCACCCCACGCTCACCCTCACCGGAGACCCCAGTGCTGGCAGAGCCCAGAGCAGAGGATATTGACTGGGGCGTGGGGGCATTCTGCCCGCCCTTCTTTGAGGACCCGCTGGGCACATCCCCCTCCGGGAGCTCCGGGGCCCAACCATCCGCAGGTGGGGAAGAGCTGGGGGAGGCTGAGATGCCCAGGGCTGCCCAGCACAGACACTGGAGCTCCAATGTATCTGCCAACAACAACAGCGGCAGCCGAGCACCAGAATTCTGGGTCCCGGGCCTCTCAAGCTACACGGACTGCTGCCCTGGTGTGAAGCAGGCGTTACAGACCGTCCCTGAGCTGGGCCATCCTCTGATCCCAGAGGACCCCAGAGAGCCTCTCCTCGGGCCAAAGGGGGCCTCCTCTGGTAAGGAGCTGGGCCGCTGCCTTGGCTTCCCCCATCTGTATCCTGCTGAGGGCCTGACACCTGCCCCCTGCCTGGTCACATCCCCTTGGACAGAGGCAGCCAGAAGTGGTGGTGACAGCCCCCAGGCAGAGCCCAGGCTTGCAGAGGAGGCCGAGGGCTCTGCTGGACTCCAGctgctccttccctccatcccatcCCCATCCCAAGAGGGAGCCCTGCTTCCTGCCGAGGAGGCCAGCACCCCGCCCACCCTGCCTGCCTCACCCACGCCCACTGGCAGCCCACAGCCTGCCACCGAGCCAGTCCAGGCCCTGGACAGCGACAGTGGCAGCAGCTCCCCTGAGCTGGAGGCACCAGGCAGTGAAGACGAGGACACGACTGAGGCCACTTCTGGTGTCTTCACTGACTTGTCCAGCGACGGCCCGCAGGCTGAGAAACCAGATGTGACACCAGCCTTCCGATCCCTACAGAAGCAGGTGGGGACCCCCGACTCCCTGGACTCCCTGGACATCCCATCCTCAGCCAGTGATGGCGGCTCTGAGGTCTTTAGCCCATTAGCTGTTGGCACCCCTGGCGGGCAGCCCCGAGCCCTGGACAGCGGCTACGACACAGAGAACTACGAGTCCCCTGAGTTTGTACTCAAGGAGGCGCATGAGCCCTGTGAGCCAGAGGCCTTTGAGGAGCTGGCCTCAGAGGGTGAGAGCCCCGGGCCAGAGACTCATCTCGCCGCCTCCCTGGGTGGCCTCAGAGAGAAGAATCCCTACCGTGACTCTGCCTACTTCTCAGACCTGGACACAGAGCCAGAGCCCCCCTTGGGCCCCAAGGAGAAGCAAGGAGGTGTCCCAGTCCCCGGGCCAGAGCCCGATCTGGAGAGCCTGAAGAGCCCCAGGCTGCCGTCTGCACTGCCCTCCCCTGAGTTGGGGATGCTTGCGGAGGCACAGGGCTCTGGCTCCAGGCCACTGCTACTGCCTGAGGACTCTTCCCCAGCACCAAGCGCCTGCCCCAGGGGCCCCAGGCTGGAGCCTCCCTGGCCCCAAGACCCAGCCCAGGTGCCACCCATGCCCAGCCCCGGGCGCTCTAAGATTTTCCTGCTGACTCCGGTCCGGCCCAGCTCAGAGAGCCACCGCCCCGAGCTCCAGGAGACCCTGGCACTGCTGTCAGGGTCGGGCCTGCAGGAACGGACAGGGGGCCCAGGTGCCCCCAGAACCCCACTCTGCCTGGCCCTGCCGGCAGTCCCCGCGGCTCCAGAGGGGCGGccggaggaggaagaggaggacagCGAAGACAGTGACGAGTCGGACGAGGAGCTCCGCTGCTACAGCATCCAGGAGCCGAGCGAGGAGAGCGAGGAGGAGGCGCCGCCTGTGCCGGTGGTGGTGGCGGAGAGCCAGAGTGCGCGCAACCTGCGCAGCCTGCTTAAGATGCCCAGCCTGCTGTCTGAGGCCTTCTGCGAGGACCTGGAGCGCAAGAAGAAAGCCGTGTCCTTCTTCGACGACGTCACTGTCTACCTCTTCGACCAG GAAAGCCCCACCCGGGAGCTCGGGGAGCCCTTCCCCGGCACCAAGGAGTCGTCCCCCACGTTCCCGGCAGGCAGCCCGGGCTCCCCCAGCACCCCCGGCCGGCCTCGGCGGGCTGACCGCTTCCCCGAAGGACCCGTGGCTGAAGAGG GCGGAGGGTTCGAGTGGGACGATGGCCTCCCGCTGACGCCGGCCCAGGAGCCCGCCCCGCGTGTCCCCGCTGCAACCCCCAAGCCCAGCCCCTTCTCTCGCTTCACTGTCTCACCAGCGCCTGCATCCCGCTTCTCCATCACGCACGTCTCCGACTCGGACTCCGGGTCCGTGGGAG GTCCTACAGCAGGTGCTGGGGGCAGCTGTAAAGAGGCCTGA